The following are encoded in a window of Narcine bancroftii isolate sNarBan1 chromosome 2, sNarBan1.hap1, whole genome shotgun sequence genomic DNA:
- the LOC138754634 gene encoding uncharacterized protein → MVTHGSLWWWNRSQGAEFWSNDLTQFDDAEWRKCFRMSRGTFHFVLELLEPHLKSHRPGAVTMEPGFRSAVALCWYGTPCVYRSISTIFGIGISTVCIVVQEVMATLRKFLGKRLISLPMETRFQETNDSFAQRGYPMCVGAIDRSYIPIISPSVQAVAYYNCKGWHSVVLQAMVDHRFW, encoded by the coding sequence ATGGTGACACATGGGTCTCTTTGGTGGTGGAACCGATCCCAGGGTGCAGAGTTCTGGAGTAATGACCTCACCCAATTTGATGATGCTGAATGGAGGAAATGCTTTCGTATGTCGCGTGGCACCTTTCACTTCGTGCTGGAACTCTTAGAACCTCACCTGAAGTCGCATAGACCAGGCGCAGTGACCATGGAGCCAGGATTTCGATCAGCTGTGGCCCTGTGCTGGTATGGCACCCCTTGTGTGTATCgatccatcagtaccatctttggaataggcatcAGCACCGTGTGCATTGTGGTGCAGGAGGTGATGGCCACCTTGAGGAAGTTCCTAGGTAAACGTCTCATCTCCCTGCCAATGGAAACACGTTTCCAGGAGACCAATGACAGCTTTGCgcaaaggggatacccaatgtgtgTTGGTGCCATTGATAGATCATATATTCCCATTATTTCCCCCAGCGTGCAAGCTGTAGCCTACTACAATTGCAAAGGGTGGCATTCGGTGGTTCTGCAAGCAATGGTcgaccacagattctggtga